The Pan paniscus chromosome 15, NHGRI_mPanPan1-v2.0_pri, whole genome shotgun sequence genome includes a window with the following:
- the GPX2 gene encoding glutathione peroxidase 2: MAFIAKSFYDLSAISLDGEKVDFNTFRGRAVLIENVASLUGTTTRDFTQLNELQCRFPRRLVVLGFPCNQFGHQENCQNEEILNSLKYVRPGGGYQPTFTLVQKCDVNGQNEHPVFAYLKDKLPYPYDDPFSLMTDPKLIIWSPVRRSDVAWNFEKFLIGPEGEPFRRYSRTFPTINIEPDIKRLLKVAI, translated from the exons ATGGCTTTCATTGCCAAGTCCTTCTACGACCTCAGTGCCATCAGCCTGGATGGGGAGAAGGTAGATTTCAATACGTTCCGGGGCAGGGCCGTGCTGATTGAGAATGTGGCTTCGCTCTGAGGCACAACCACCCGGGACTTCACCCAGCTCAACGAGCTGCAATGCCGCTTTCCCAGGCGCCTGGTGGTCCTTGGCTTCCCTTGCAACCAATTTGGACATCAG GAGAACTGTCAGAATGAGGAGATCCTGAACAGTCTCAAGTATGTCCGTCCTGGGGGTGGATACCAGCCCACCTTCACCCTTGTCCAAAAATGTGACGTGAATGGGCAGAACGAGCATCCTGTCTTCGCCTACCTGAAGGACAAGCTCCCCTACCCTTATGATGACCCATTTTCCCTCATGACCGATCCCAAGCTCATCATTTGGAGCCCTGTGCGCCGCTCAGATGTGGCCTGGAACTTTGAGAAGTTCCTCATAGGGCCGGAGGGAGAGCCCTTCCGACGCTACAGCCGCACCTTCCCAACCATCAACATTGAGCCTGACATCAAGCGCCTCCTTAAAGTTGCCATATAG